One Thermoplasma volcanium GSS1 genomic window carries:
- a CDS encoding adenosylcobinamide amidohydrolase yields the protein MLISFDFLEENDYYMLKFHSEARKFSSAPFNGGVGRAKAYINRTVNLDYNEEVISETKEFLARNKIEENGTVCTLTAVDVNTHVVAKKYLDTNSLIVYITAGFDNTVSIGNVKGMHGTINIALLTDFPLSDAGVLNLFQTIVESKAQFMNDAHVTDRATGKVGPGTSTDTVSVFVFNDEKTINYAGRITAIGHEASLMVYNSLLKINENNKKAHEMA from the coding sequence ATGCTCATCAGCTTTGACTTTCTGGAAGAAAATGATTATTACATGCTGAAATTTCATAGTGAAGCTAGAAAATTCAGCTCAGCGCCATTCAACGGTGGCGTAGGAAGAGCCAAAGCCTATATCAATCGAACGGTTAATTTAGACTACAACGAGGAAGTAATATCTGAAACTAAGGAGTTTTTGGCTAGAAATAAAATAGAGGAAAACGGTACAGTCTGTACACTCACTGCAGTTGATGTTAATACGCATGTCGTGGCAAAAAAATATCTAGATACGAATTCTCTAATTGTGTATATTACTGCCGGCTTCGACAATACAGTTTCCATAGGCAATGTTAAGGGCATGCACGGAACCATAAACATAGCACTCTTAACAGACTTTCCGTTATCCGATGCAGGAGTCCTTAACCTATTCCAGACGATTGTGGAATCAAAAGCACAGTTCATGAACGATGCGCATGTAACCGATAGAGCTACTGGAAAAGTCGGACCAGGCACTTCCACTGATACTGTTTCCGTATTCGTTTTCAATGATGAGAAGACTATTAACTACGCCGGTAGAATAACGGCAATCGGGCACGAGGCATCGCTCATGGTATACAATTCTCTGCTTAAAATAAATGAAAACAATAAGAAAGCACATGAGATGGCATAA
- a CDS encoding ubiquitin-like small modifier protein 1, protein MSVTVRYYANLRSVTGKKLEEFDGIKNIDDLISLLNQEYGEKFRKLMYNGNELYPNVIILLNGNNINSIEGLKTPLKDGDNIDVFPPVAGG, encoded by the coding sequence ATGTCTGTTACCGTAAGGTATTATGCAAACTTAAGATCCGTAACTGGGAAAAAATTAGAGGAGTTCGACGGCATAAAAAATATAGATGATCTTATTTCGTTACTTAATCAGGAGTATGGTGAAAAATTTAGGAAATTGATGTACAACGGCAACGAACTTTATCCCAACGTTATAATACTGCTAAATGGCAACAATATTAACTCAATAGAAGGCTTAAAAACGCCGTTAAAAGACGGTGACAACATAGATGTCTTCCCGCCAGTGGCAGGCGGCTAA
- the ftsZ gene encoding cell division protein FtsZ, giving the protein MDNSNNSEEDIWTNDEKLQKIIEELNFRIKVFGFGGSGSNTINRLMRENLSGVKLIACNTDAAHLLRIRAHSKILLGKNLTRGLGAGADPSVGEMAAKESESEILKQIDETSIVFITAGLGGGTGTGAAPYVAKLAKDRGALTISFATLPFSTEGFVRMKNAYEGVRKLVKNSDAAVIIPNDKLIEKFNDVPVYKAFKFEDEVIATGIKGITDLIMSTGTINLDFNDLRKVMKDAGYSAIGMGSSSQAVNDRIVEALEKALDSPFMDVDISKAKGAIINVTGGRDLQLQEAQQAADILKKKIARDATIMWGTVVDESIRSSVKILVIVAGVKPNFKFEPGIEEVG; this is encoded by the coding sequence ATGGATAACTCCAATAATTCTGAGGAGGATATATGGACTAATGATGAGAAATTACAAAAGATAATTGAAGAGCTTAATTTCAGGATCAAAGTGTTTGGTTTCGGGGGATCGGGATCGAATACAATCAACAGGCTAATGAGGGAAAACCTCTCTGGTGTAAAGCTTATAGCGTGTAATACAGATGCGGCACATCTCCTCAGGATTAGAGCCCACTCAAAAATACTGCTTGGGAAGAACTTAACCCGCGGGTTAGGAGCTGGTGCTGATCCGTCTGTAGGGGAGATGGCTGCAAAGGAATCTGAATCTGAGATATTGAAACAAATAGATGAAACAAGCATTGTATTCATAACGGCGGGTCTTGGCGGCGGCACAGGCACTGGTGCTGCCCCATACGTTGCTAAACTTGCAAAGGACAGGGGGGCCCTAACAATATCCTTCGCTACTCTCCCCTTCTCCACCGAGGGTTTCGTCAGAATGAAGAACGCCTACGAAGGCGTTCGAAAATTAGTCAAGAATTCTGATGCAGCTGTTATTATTCCCAATGATAAGCTCATCGAAAAGTTCAATGACGTGCCTGTTTACAAAGCATTTAAATTTGAGGACGAGGTTATTGCCACAGGAATAAAGGGCATAACTGACCTCATAATGAGTACAGGCACCATCAACTTGGACTTCAATGACCTGAGGAAGGTTATGAAGGATGCAGGTTATTCTGCTATAGGTATGGGCTCGTCCAGCCAAGCAGTGAATGACCGTATAGTAGAAGCTCTAGAAAAAGCATTGGATTCTCCTTTCATGGACGTTGATATTTCAAAGGCCAAAGGCGCTATAATTAACGTGACTGGCGGCAGGGATCTTCAACTTCAGGAAGCTCAGCAAGCCGCTGATATACTCAAGAAGAAGATCGCCCGTGATGCTACAATAATGTGGGGTACAGTCGTAGATGAGAGCATCAGATCGTCTGTGAAGATTCTCGTTATAGTTGCCGGTGTAAAACCCAATTTCAAATTTGAGCCAGGAATTGAGGAAGTAGGATAA
- a CDS encoding aldehyde ferredoxin oxidoreductase family protein — protein sequence MIGGFTGKILRIDLSAGKLSIENTNMTWAKDYIGGQGLATRYYVEEVDPKIDPYDPENELIIAPGPLTGTSAPTAARYMAVTKSPLTGTITRSNSGGYFGAKLKHAGFDMIIFKGKSKKPVYLYVDNGKAELRDASDLWGKDVFETTDILTSRISGNVSVACIGPAGENLVKFASIMNDKHRAAGRNGVGAVMGSKNLKAIVAGGGRMPAIGDPEKYKIVLPKMLKKIKENPVTSQGLTQFGTEVLVNIINKSGIYSNKNLTESGDDPLADDVSGETLAETYLLHNQPCFACPIGCGRVVRYNERESEGPEYESTWALGPNTGIHDLYTIIAANDNADRLGYDTISAGLTMSAAMELYENGKIPDKDVGPTKPKFGNQSALLEMSVKLAYRKDFGSKLAEGSKKLSEMYGDPSVSMSVKGQEIAAYDPRGVWGMALEYATSNIGGSHMRAYTISNEILGVEPVSDPLKLEGKAELVKYVQDFTEVMDCSGLCQFPSFALNLDDYLELVNAVTGFNYTKEEIMKAAERVWNLERLFNLKAGIKPEDDKLPERFLKDPIPKGPKKGNTVPFEKLIKDYYKVRGWTENGYPTPEKLKELGLEFYGI from the coding sequence ATGATAGGGGGTTTTACAGGTAAAATTCTGAGGATTGATCTCAGCGCGGGTAAGCTTTCCATAGAGAATACAAATATGACGTGGGCAAAGGACTACATTGGTGGGCAAGGCCTTGCTACTCGTTATTATGTAGAAGAAGTTGATCCAAAGATCGATCCTTATGATCCTGAGAACGAACTTATAATAGCTCCCGGACCGCTAACTGGCACTAGCGCACCTACAGCGGCACGGTATATGGCTGTTACGAAAAGTCCGCTTACTGGTACAATAACAAGAAGCAATTCAGGAGGTTACTTCGGAGCTAAATTAAAGCACGCCGGTTTTGATATGATAATATTCAAAGGAAAGTCTAAGAAACCAGTTTATCTCTATGTAGATAACGGAAAGGCCGAGTTGAGAGATGCATCAGACCTTTGGGGAAAAGACGTCTTCGAAACTACAGATATACTTACGTCGAGAATAAGCGGAAACGTAAGCGTAGCCTGCATCGGTCCAGCAGGGGAAAACCTTGTGAAATTTGCCTCCATAATGAATGACAAACATAGAGCTGCTGGCAGAAACGGAGTCGGGGCGGTTATGGGCTCAAAGAACCTTAAAGCAATAGTTGCCGGTGGCGGAAGGATGCCTGCCATTGGAGATCCAGAGAAATACAAAATTGTGCTGCCGAAAATGCTTAAAAAAATCAAAGAAAACCCTGTTACCTCTCAAGGTTTAACACAGTTTGGTACCGAGGTTCTAGTAAATATAATCAATAAATCCGGCATATATTCAAATAAGAATCTAACGGAGTCTGGAGACGACCCTCTTGCGGATGATGTCAGCGGAGAGACGTTAGCAGAGACCTATCTACTTCACAACCAGCCGTGCTTTGCGTGTCCGATAGGTTGCGGGAGAGTAGTCAGGTATAACGAGCGGGAAAGTGAAGGGCCGGAATATGAGAGCACGTGGGCCCTTGGACCAAACACAGGAATTCATGACCTTTACACTATAATAGCCGCAAACGACAATGCAGACAGGCTCGGATATGACACAATATCCGCTGGCCTAACGATGTCCGCCGCTATGGAACTCTATGAAAATGGGAAAATACCTGATAAGGATGTCGGACCAACAAAGCCGAAGTTCGGAAACCAGAGCGCTTTGCTGGAGATGAGTGTAAAACTTGCCTACAGGAAGGATTTTGGATCGAAGCTTGCGGAAGGCTCAAAGAAGCTCTCGGAAATGTACGGAGATCCATCAGTTTCTATGAGTGTAAAGGGGCAGGAGATTGCAGCATACGACCCGAGAGGCGTGTGGGGCATGGCGCTTGAGTATGCAACCAGCAACATAGGCGGTTCCCACATGAGAGCTTATACAATATCAAACGAGATTTTAGGTGTTGAGCCAGTATCTGATCCTCTCAAGTTGGAAGGAAAGGCTGAACTAGTTAAGTACGTACAGGATTTCACTGAGGTAATGGACTGTTCTGGGCTATGCCAGTTTCCCTCATTTGCACTCAACCTTGATGATTATTTAGAACTAGTAAACGCAGTTACTGGATTCAACTACACTAAGGAAGAAATAATGAAAGCTGCAGAAAGAGTCTGGAACTTGGAAAGATTATTCAACTTAAAGGCAGGGATAAAACCAGAAGACGATAAGCTGCCTGAAAGGTTCCTAAAAGATCCAATACCAAAGGGGCCAAAGAAAGGGAATACAGTACCTTTCGAGAAACTTATAAAAGACTATTACAAGGTAAGAGGATGGACCGAAAATGGTTATCCGACTCCAGAAAAACTAAAGGAGCTTGGGCTTGAATTTTACGGTATTTAA